AGGGCACGCAGCAATCTTTGCGAATCCCCCAGGTTCAGTTTTGCCGCCATTTCAGGATCTTTTTCCATCAGCCGGTCATAAATAACCTGGTTCCCCTCTTTTCGCTGCAATTCGCGCAATCCGTCTCGCACTTCATCACTGATGGCAGGGACCTCTGCAATGCCTTTGGTCAGGATTTCGAAATAAAGGCCGGTACCGCCGCAGATGATGGGCAGCTTTCCGGCTGCCCGCGCCGCTTCAATTTCAGCCAGCGCCATATCCCGCCAGCGCGCAGCCGAACAGAAATCATCCGGCTCCAGCACCCCATATAGCTTGTGAGGACATTCGGCCTCCTCCTCCTCGCTGGGGCGCGCCGTAATCACCCGCAGACCCGAATAAACCTGCATGCTGTCACCATTGATCACCACCCCATCGAACTCTTTTGCGATGGCGATAGCCAATGCGGATTTGCCGCTGGCTGTCGGGCCTGCTAAAAGGACACAGCCCTTTTGCTGTGAAGGGGTCTCAAGCTGGTTTGGCATTTAACTCTTACGGGTCGCTTTTCATGAATTCTGTACTGACGCTTGTCGCGGATCCTGCAAATCCGTCTTCCTTTCCTAACACAATCGCCGCAGTCAAAGCCAGACTGCAAGCGCTGGGCATCATGGATCTGAAAGAAACCTGGCTAAAGCAGGACTTTGCCCTCGATCTGGAATTTGACGGCACCCTTGCCAAGGACGACATTCAGGAAGCCGCAGACGCTTGTGACTTCTGCCTGCAAGGCACAGAGGACCGGCGCAAAAAACTGCTGCTCGCCGATATGGACAGCACTATCATCACCGTGGAATGCATTGACGAGCTGGCCGATTTTGCCGGCATCAAGGAACAAGTCTCCGCCATTACGGAACAGGCCATGCGGGGCGAACTGGATTTCAACGAAGCCTTTATCGCCCGCGTCGGCATGCTGAAAGGCCTGCCTGAAAACGTCCTTGAAAAAACCTTTGAGGAGCGGGTCAGACTGACCCCAGGCGCACGCACCCTGATCCAGACCGTGAAGAAACAAAACGGCACCTACACCGCCCTCGTCTCCGGCGGCTTTACCTACTTTACCGGAAAGGTCCGGGCGCTCACTGGGTTCGATATGGATGATGCGAACGAACTGGTGTTTGAGGGGGGCAAGCTCACCGGTAAGGCAAAAGAGCCAATCGTCAATTCAGAAACCAAGCTTGAAAACCTCAAGCGCCTGACGAAGGAACTCGGCCTCACCCCTTCCCAGACCCTCGCCGTTGGAGATGGCGCCAATGACATTCCGATGATCGAGGCGGCCGGCCTCGGCATTGCTTTTCACGCCAAACCCAAAGCCCAAGCCGCCGCCAACGCCGCCATCCGCCACGGCGATCTGACGGTGCTGCTCTATTATCAGGGTTATAAGGCTGAAGAATTTGTGGACAGCTAAACGCTTTTGGGCCTAGCCCGGCATACCGTCCATTTTGGGAAGTTCTTCCAATGTATCATCCCAATTGGCTCGGCTGGACATACAAATATGGGCCGTTGGCCGGATGGGAATATCCGTCTCAAGAGCCCCTGCCGGAACGACAATAAGTCCAGCGGCTTCATGCTCAATGGGAACGGCTGATCCGCAGGTTTTGCAAAAACACTTGGCGTGGCGGGTATCCGCCACCTGGTAGAGATTTGTTTGATCCCTCCCCTGAAGCCAGGTCAAGGCGGCACCCGATGCGAAGAGGTTGGCCGCATTGGACGATCCCGTATCTTTTCGGCAGCGACCACAATGGCAGAGAAAAAAGGCATCAAAGTCGCCCTCTATCTCAAAGCGCACGGCCCCGCACAAGCATCCCCCGGAATGTTTTCCCATTAGACTATCTCCTGTTTTATCCTTTGTCCCTAAAGTAGGGCATTCCATATCAAACGCCCACAAAAAAAGCCCCGCGATCTGCGGGGCTTTTCAGGTTCACTCTCACCTTTTAGAGGTGATCAGCTTTCCGTGCTCAGGGCCACAAAGCGGGAGGAGAGCCCCCGGCGAGTGAGCATGAGAACAGATTTCCGATCGGTGCTTTCGATCTCTTTTAGGCTGGCTTTCACGTCGGAGACATCACTCACCGGTTTCAGCTGCACTTCCAGGATCTGGTCCCCAGGGCGGATGTCTTTTTCCGCGGCTTCACTGTTCGGATCCACATCGATCACCAGAACACCCTTGGCATCGTCTGCCAGTTTAAACTGCTGGCGAAGTGCATCATTCACAGTGGCAAGGGTCATACCCATAATGTCTGCAGTTGGGGCGTCATCCACATCACCGGTCGCTTTGGCCATCTTGGTTTCTGCTTTTTCAAGCTCGCCCAGTTTGACGGTTTTGGTAATCTGTTCCCCATTTCGCCACAGCTCCACTTCGACAGAAGCGCCAACATCTGTTTCTGCGACAACACGGGATAGCTCACGTGTTTCACTCACGGTTTTGCCGTCAAATTTCAGGATCACGTCACCAGCCTTGATCCCGGCTTTGAAAGCTGGACCATCTTCTGGGACACCTGCGACCAGAACACCATCGGTGTTTTTAAGGCCAAGGCCCTCAGCCAGCTCTTCTGTTACATTCTGGATAACAACTCCGAGCCAGCCACGCTTCGTCTGACCAAACTCGATCAGCTGTTCAGCAACACTTTTCGCCATCTGGGACGGAATAGCGAAACCAATACCGATGCTGCCCCCTGATTGGGAGAAGATTGCGGTG
This genomic stretch from Sneathiella limimaris harbors:
- a CDS encoding GFA family protein, encoding MGKHSGGCLCGAVRFEIEGDFDAFFLCHCGRCRKDTGSSNAANLFASGAALTWLQGRDQTNLYQVADTRHAKCFCKTCGSAVPIEHEAAGLIVVPAGALETDIPIRPTAHICMSSRANWDDTLEELPKMDGMPG
- the serB gene encoding phosphoserine phosphatase SerB; the protein is MNSVLTLVADPANPSSFPNTIAAVKARLQALGIMDLKETWLKQDFALDLEFDGTLAKDDIQEAADACDFCLQGTEDRRKKLLLADMDSTIITVECIDELADFAGIKEQVSAITEQAMRGELDFNEAFIARVGMLKGLPENVLEKTFEERVRLTPGARTLIQTVKKQNGTYTALVSGGFTYFTGKVRALTGFDMDDANELVFEGGKLTGKAKEPIVNSETKLENLKRLTKELGLTPSQTLAVGDGANDIPMIEAAGLGIAFHAKPKAQAAANAAIRHGDLTVLLYYQGYKAEEFVDS
- the miaA gene encoding tRNA (adenosine(37)-N6)-dimethylallyltransferase MiaA, yielding MPNQLETPSQQKGCVLLAGPTASGKSALAIAIAKEFDGVVINGDSMQVYSGLRVITARPSEEEEAECPHKLYGVLEPDDFCSAARWRDMALAEIEAARAAGKLPIICGGTGLYFEILTKGIAEVPAISDEVRDGLRELQRKEGNQVIYDRLMEKDPEMAAKLNLGDSQRLLRALEVVEETGVPLGEWHKKAPEGPVLEGPRLWLALLPDRAWLYERCERRLDWMVDDGAAIEEVAEVLKHNLDPELPAMKALGVPEIRAFLEGELTKEEAKDRIKLLTRRYAKRQMTWVRNKMTEAKISSAQDLESLKAEFFPFIRQFLLTTQE